In Nicotiana tabacum cultivar K326 chromosome 19, ASM71507v2, whole genome shotgun sequence, one DNA window encodes the following:
- the LOC107786674 gene encoding pentatricopeptide repeat-containing protein At2g46050, mitochondrial-like, which translates to MIIIKYRYIPIPTISFNQQLLFLTTTAATTSSPLAIVEASVPTVKLTHYNDSSKSHTCISNSLKNSAKMGNLDEGKHIHANIIKLGMTNVLSLGNQLLLVYVKCKELAGACKLFDETCVRNVVTWNTLICGLRYSTRRFNAKVHLGFRYFKQMLMEPVPPDCLTLCGLLRLCVELKDGVWLGKELHCAIVKLGYAQSCFLGATLVDLYGKFGLVGEARCVLDGILARDLVLWNVMVSCYVLNGLGEEAFWLFNLMRFEGFEGDEFTFASLLNSCASLGFYDLGRQIQGLAIKICLNMDVVVESALVDMYAKNEHITDARKVFDVMAFRNVVSWNTIIVGYGRRGDGKEAVDLLKRMLREDFVPDELTLASVLSSCGNLSMAPEVIQVHAYAVKYVCSNSLSIGNALINAYSKCGSIAHAYQSFSSIKAPDLVSWTSMIGAYASHGFSKEAIQLFDTMLVNDVKPDRIVFLEVLSACSHGGLFSKGMQYFSLMTNYYKIMPSSEHYTCLVDLFGRLGLLNEAYEVVNSMPVESQADALKAFIGACNIHGNMKLAKWAAEKLFVIDPNDTATYVLMSNLYASDSNWLDAALIWKMARERLHNKLPGCSVEIAGGINILA; encoded by the coding sequence ATGATTATTATCAAATACCGCTACATTCCAATTCCAACCATTTCATTTAACCAGCAGTTATTATTTCTAACGACCACTGCCGCCACCACTAGTTCACCTTTAGCTATAGTAGAAGCTTCAGTTCCTACTGTTAAGCTTACTCATTATAATGATTCAAGTAAATCCCACACTTGTATTTCCAATTCCCTTAAAAATTCAGCAAAAATGGGCAATCTTGATGAAGGAAAACACATACACGCAAATATAATTAAGTTGGGTATGACTAACGTGCTTTCCCTGGGAAACCAGCTCTTGCTTGTTTATGTAAAATGCAAAGAGCTTGCTGGTGCATGCAAGCTGTTCGATGAAACGTGCGTTAGAAATGTTGTAACTTGGAATACGTTGATATGTGGTTTAAGGTATTCTACCAGGCGTTTTAATGCAAAGGTTCATCTGGGGTTCCGTTATTTCAAGCAAATGTTGATGGAACCGGTGCCCCCTGATTGCCTTACTTTATGTGGGTTGCTCCGACTGTGTGTGGAGTTAAAGGATGGTGTTTGGTTGGGTAAGGAGTTGCATTGTGCAATTGTGAAGTTGGGATATGCTCAAAGTTGTTTTCTTGGTGCCACTCTTGTTGATTTGTATGGAAAGTTTGGGTTGGTTGGAGAGGCTAGGTGTGTTCTTGATGGGATTTTAGCACGTGATTTGGTGTTATGGAATGTTATGGTTTCTTGCTATGTACTGAATGGTTTGGGTGAAGAGGCTTTCTGGTTATTCAATTTGATGAGATTTGAGGGGTTTGAGGGGGATGAGTTTACATTTGCTAGTCTACTTAATTCCTGCGCGAGTTTGGGGTTTTATGACTTAGGTAGGCAGATACAAGGACTTGCCATTAAAATTTGCCTTAACATGGATGTGGTGGTTGAAAGTGCACTTGTTGATATGTATGCCAAGAATGAACATATAACCGATGCTCGCAAGGTTTTTGACGTAATGGCCTTCAGAAATGTGGTCTCTTGGAATACTATTATTGTAGGTTATGGACGCCGTGGAGATGGGAAGGAAGCTGTTGACCTTCTGAAAAGGATGTTAAGAGAGGATTTTGTCCCTGATGAACTCACTTTGGCTAGTGTCCTTAGTTCATGTGGTAACTTATCAATGGCCCCTGAAGTTATACAAGTACATGCTTATGCAGTAAAATATGTATGCTCAAATTCTTTATCAATTGGAAACGCATTGATAAATGCATACTCAAAGTGTGGTAGTATTGCTCATGCTTACCAGTCCTTCAGCTCAATAAAAGCACCAGATCTTGTCTCATGGACCTCAATGATTGGAGCTTATGCATCTCACGGCTTTTCAAAGGAAGCTATTCAACTTTTTGACACAATGTTGGTAAATGATGTGAAGCCAGATAGAATTGTATTTCTAGAGGTTCTCTCCGCTTGTAGTCACGGTGGTCTTTTTTCTAAAGGGATGCAGTACTTCAGCTTGATGACTAATTACTACAAAATTATGCCAAGCTCAGAACACTATACCTGTCTCGTAGATCTTTTTGGACGATTAGGCCTTCTGAATGAGGCTTATGAAGTTGTAAACTCAATGCCAGTTGAATCCCAAGCAGATGCCCTGAAGGCTTTCATTGGCGCTTGTAATATCCATGGAAATATGAAATTGGCAAAATGGGCAGCAGAAAAGCTTTTTGTTATAGATCCGAATGATACTGCTACTTACGTCCTTATGTCAAACTTGTATGCCTCTGATAGTAATTGGCTTGATGCAGCCTTGATCTGGAAAATGGCAAGAGAGAGGTTGCATAACAAGTTGCCAGGCTGTAGCGTTGAAATTGCTGGTGGAATTAACATATTAGCATGA